GAAGCCGATCATTTGCCCAAGTTGAACCCGGAAGCGGACAAACTGTTCCAATACGCTCGTTGGCTGCAGCTGCAATACAAGCCGGAGCTGTTGCCCGAGGCCGGACGGCTGTACCGCATCGCTGCCGCCCACGGCCACTACAAGGCCAACAACAACTTGCAACGGATGGTGGGCAAGGGCGAGGTGGCCTCTCCCGATGCCGTCAATGAAGTGCTGGATCTGAACGAACAACTGGTGGCGGACAATATCCCCAATGGCTATTACCTGACCGGCCACTACCTGCAAATCGGCTATGGCTATGATCAGGACAACGAGAAGGCGCTGATGTATTTCCGCAAGGCGGCGGACCTGGGCAGTGCGGATGCCCAAGCCTATGTGGGTGGTCTGCTGAACACACCCGAACTGGCGCCCGAGATCGGGCGGCAGATGCTGCGTTGCGCCGCAGAACAAGGCCACGCCGAAGCGGCTGATAACTTGGGGGTGGATTTGCAAGGTGACAAGCATTACCCAGATGCTCTGTATGCTTACCAACTGGCGGTCAAGGCTGGGCATTCTGCTAGCGCACTGGGACTGCAGGAAGCCTTTGATGCAGAAAAAGGCAAGAGTCAGTTGTATAACTTGGCCCTCAAACCCGACCCCGAACGCGTGAAACGCTACGAAGCAATCTGGACCTTGTTGAAACGCTACGATGGCCGCAACCCTAAGGTGCCCGACATCGACAAGATCGTGCCGCTGCCGCCGGCCAAATTGCCGCCATGGGATGGCACGTTCGAGTGGGAAAAAGAATGGAAGGCCAATGCCGCCCCGGCCAAGCCCGACGAAAAGCTGGTGGTGAAACTGGCCAAGGCCAAGAACCTGGACCCGGCCACCGGACTGCCCAAGGTCGAATTGCCCAAGCCGCAGACGCCGCCCAAGATCAAGCTGGGCTACGTGGCGCAGAGCCATGCGGTCTGCCCGCAGAGCGGATCATGGTGCGCGGAGCTGTCGGCTCACGGCATGGCCAGCAGCGTGAGTCGGAATTTCATCGCGGGGGAGCGCTTCCCCGCCATCCCGGTGTCGCAACGGCTGAGCTGGCTGGATCGCCTACGCGGCAAGCCTGATCAATTGGAGGCTGCGGTAACGTGGACACTGCAAAGCTACGAGAAAGAAGCGCAGGGCTGATCGTCATCGCGCCGATCACAGCCCGTGAAGAATGAATAGCCAAGCAGGGTCAGCCAGACTGGATGTCCCGCTTCCAGAGGATGCATGATCATCACCGTTGCGTGTTCTTCTGACATGCCAGCCTGCCTGCGGGGTAGGCTGGCATTTTATTTCCCGTATGAAACAAGAGAAGCTACCATCCCCGTCTAATGACTGGCCCATAACAGTCAACGATGCAATTGGCGCCTGGTTTCACGCCGCGTCCTCAACCGCCGAAGACAAGCTGGCGGTGGTGCGTAACGTGGCTTTGGCTTGGGGTGGTGAGTGCTTGTCAGACATCTATCGCCATAGTCGCATCCCGCTGCTGTTTCGCTGCGCTGATGGCCATATCTTCACCCGTACCGCCAGCAAGCTGGTCAAAGGCTACTTTTGCTCGGTCTGCAATGGGCGAAGGGCAAAAAAATTACAGCAGTGGCAAGGCTGGGCGAGCCTGCAGGGTTGGACTTGCCTGTCTGAACATTACATCAGTAGTTGTACGCCTCTTCACTGGCGCTGTGAGCATGGCCATGAGTGGATGGCTACGCCCAGTGCGCTTCGGATAACGACTGGTTGTCCTCGTTGCCATGGGCGGCGACGGCGTCACTCCATCGCTTCCATGCAAGCGCTAGCCAAGGCCCGTGGTGGAGCCTGCCTGTCTTCTGAATATATCAATACTCACCACAAGCTGGCTTGGATCTGCCATCGTGGCCATCACTGGATGGCCACCCCTAACAGTGCGATACGAGGACATTGGTGCAAGCAATGCGACATCATTGAGCGGATTGGTAAGCGCTATAAAAAAAGGCTCAAATATGAGCCTGGTTAATCCTGCTTGGTCTCATTCCTTCGCAACAGAATGAGGCTTGCGATATAGGATTTTGCGATGGCAATGCACAATAATAAAAAAACAATAATCCCATTCGAGTGAAATTATTGTTTTTCTGCAGCAGAACTTATGAGTTAATTTGGCTATTTATCATTGCTTTTGGCAATAATGTCAGCATATGCATCAAATGCATGCTTGTAGTTTTTGGCGGCACTCACGTAATCTTTGCTATCAAATTGGTATTTTGCAGTTTCATAGTATTTTTCAGCCTCAATCCAATCCTCAGGGTAGGGGGGCTTGTATGGAATTCTATCTCGAGCAATGGCACGCATGCTTTGTGTAGCCATACGTTCATTGCGGGCCAGATCGACTGGGTCTCCTAGTTGAGGATACGGTTGGTTTACTGTTACATTACCCGAAACAGTTCCAATTTGAGTTGCCCCGCTACCTGTTGCTGTTTGAGCCAACTTGGTAGCAGGGGATGTCGGCCAGAAATATAGAATTAAACCTATAATGGATGCAATTGATCCCCAAATTCCAAGCTTTCTTTCCAGAGATAAGCTATTGTACGATTTAAATATCGACATCTGCATTTCCTCAAAGAAAGTACTGGCATGAGTTACGTGAAGTTAGATCGTGATTTCTTCCAGTGTCTTGCCTTGGTCCAGCAGTTCTTGCACCCATAGAGGCTTACGACCGCGTCCAGTCTGTGAAACATCTCGCTGTCTATCCAACAGTGAGTATTAATTTCATGTTCATGGTAACATTATCACACCTTAGCGGCCATCCGGCAGTGAATCTCTTCAGCATTCTCTACGCTGAGTCCTCATATTTCTGAGCTATCTACCCGGCAGTGAATGACCATTGCCTTCTATTTAATCCTTTGCGTTATTCTGCCAGACCATTTACTTTCGTGAGTAAAGTAGTGACATTGTTCATGTTTAATTGGGCAGCATGAAAATGTTAAAACATATTCGTCAAATCTTACACACTGAAAATATAAATAATATTTTTGAGCTGATTTGTAGGATTTTCATGTAAGTGAAAGGATTTGATGGTGTGGTTTTATACTAACAGTTATGCGGCCAATTTATAGGATGAAGCTGGAGTTATAAAAGGGCAGAGCACTGGCTGTTTTTTGAATGTAGATTTATTATAACCTTTGCTAGTTTAGGAGTAAGACATGAAAGCCATTAGTTTTTTTGTTTTGACTGCTATTGCTGCACCTGCCTTTTCAGGGGAAGGTTCCTATAAGCCACTGACAAGATATTCGTTTGCTCCTCTCATCACAAGTCAATCTTTTACAAATTCTGGTGATGCAGCTGCATGGTGCACTTCACAGAAAGACCAATGGGGAAATAACTACTGGTGGACTCCACCATCAACCTGCAATAGAAATGCAGGCTGGGGGAGTGCAGATCTAGTTGGCTGGCCTTATTGCCCATCACCTTCATATCTTTATATCGACAATTTGTGCCATTATCATTATCCAACCCCTCAGCCTGCCAATAGCGGGAAACCACAGGGCAAGAATAGCTGCGACACCAGTACATTCGCAGCAGACCCCATTAATTACACGACAGGCAATACGTTTCTCGAAGTTTCTGATTGGCAGAATAACCATCTATCCTTTACTCGAAGATATAATTCGTTGGGTGGTACGATATCAGGTTTAGGGCCTAACTGGTTGCATGAGTACGACAAGTCGATCACTGTTAGTGCTGATGGTAAAATCGCTAATGTTTTACGATCAGATGGTGCTTTGTTAACCTTCAATAGTGGAGCGCAAGGCTGGGCTGGATCTTCTAATATTACGGATACGTTGATATCAAAAAAGAATGAACTCGGTCAAATTACTGGGTGGATATATCAACTGTCGTCGGATGGTTCTTCTGAGACATATAGTGCTACTGGTAAGCTCCTTCAGGTACAACACGCTAACGGCCAGGTGATTAATCTTTCTTATGACTCTGTAGGGCTTAATCTGATCAATATTGCTGACTCTTGGGGGAATGCAATTAAGCTGGCGTATGATTCAAACAATCATATTGCAAGCATGACTGATCCTGCAGGCAATGTTATAAAATATGCTTACGATGACAATAATAATCTTGCATTGGTAACCTATGCAGATGGTAAGTCAGTGCAATACCTTTATCAACATGCGCTTTATGCCAATTTGCTTACTGGCATAGTGGATGAGAATGGCACGAATTATGTCAGTTGGGCGTACGACGATGTTGGTCGAGCAACTAGTAATGCATTAGCAGGAGGCGTTGCGAGCTATACGCTGACATATTCCTCTTCTACCAATACCTCAGTCAAAGATCCATTAAATGCTACACGGTCCTATAACTTTGTAACGGTGAATGGTCGAAATCTGCCTACGGGAACGAATCAGCCGAGTGGGTCAGGTTGCGCTTCATCTAACACCTCTGTTTCATATGACAATCAAGCAAATATTATTTCCAAAATTGATTTTAATGGAAATAAAACTATTTACCAGTACGATTTAGCTCGTAATCTAGAGACGCAACGAGTGGAGGCATATGGTACTCCTCAAGCTCGAACGATTTCCACGCAGTGGCATCCATCGTTGGCTCTGCCTCTCAAGATTGCAAGTCCTCAAAAGTTGGAACTTTATACTTACGATAATGGGGGTAATCTACTCACTTATGTGGTGCAGCCTACGAGTGATTCAGATGGCAGTAGTGGATTGAACGTACTAGGAGTGGGGTCTGGGAGAACTTGGGCATATAGTTACA
This genomic window from Chromobacterium violaceum ATCC 12472 contains:
- a CDS encoding SEL1-like repeat protein, yielding MRLAWLVLPLLLAACGHKDTPMEHQPDLKAVQAKLAFSCVHEADHLPKLNPEADKLFQYARWLQLQYKPELLPEAGRLYRIAAAHGHYKANNNLQRMVGKGEVASPDAVNEVLDLNEQLVADNIPNGYYLTGHYLQIGYGYDQDNEKALMYFRKAADLGSADAQAYVGGLLNTPELAPEIGRQMLRCAAEQGHAEAADNLGVDLQGDKHYPDALYAYQLAVKAGHSASALGLQEAFDAEKGKSQLYNLALKPDPERVKRYEAIWTLLKRYDGRNPKVPDIDKIVPLPPAKLPPWDGTFEWEKEWKANAAPAKPDEKLVVKLAKAKNLDPATGLPKVELPKPQTPPKIKLGYVAQSHAVCPQSGSWCAELSAHGMASSVSRNFIAGERFPAIPVSQRLSWLDRLRGKPDQLEAAVTWTLQSYEKEAQG
- a CDS encoding H-NS family nucleoid-associated regulatory protein, whose translation is MDRQRDVSQTGRGRKPLWVQELLDQGKTLEEITI